Part of the Ictalurus furcatus strain D&B chromosome 19, Billie_1.0, whole genome shotgun sequence genome, TCAAGTGCCAGGAGCAAGTGTTAGCAACAacaaaagtaaaccaacataaGGAGATATTCCCTAAAGATCATCACCTTTACCACTTACTGATCACCTTTTATCTTGTTTAACTTAAAGCAGTAGGCTGTTTCTCAGTCTTAATCTCGTGATGCTCTACACATTTTTGTATTTCCCCTGGTTCTCTTTAACTCACAGCCAAACTAAAATTATTTAGAGGTGAATTGAGTGTGCATATATGAaacatacaccaatcagccataacattgaaaccacctgcctaatattgtgtaggtcccccttgtgccactaaaacagctctgacccatcaaggcatggactccacaagacctctgaaggtgtgctgtgatatCTAGCACCAAAATGTTAGatgcagatcctttaagtcttgtaagttgcgaggtggggcctccatggattggacttgtttgtgcagcacatcccacagatgctcgatcggattaagatctggggaatttggataccaagtcaacaccttgagccctttgtcatgttcctcaaaccattcctgaataatttttgcagtgtggcacgatgcattatcctgctgaaagaggccactgccaatactgttgccatgaaggggtgtacttggtctgcaacaatgtttagataggtggtatgtgtcaaggTAACATCCAcctgaatgccaggacccaaggtttcccagcagaatattgtccagagcatcacaccCTGCCTCTGCCTGCTTGCCTTCTTCCGATCATCCTGTGCCATCTCTTCCCAAGGTAAGTGACGTACACGCAcccagccgtccacatgatgtaaaagaaaacgtgattcatcagaccgggccaccttcttccattgccccatggtccagttctaatgcacatgtgcccattgtaggagctttcagcagtggacattggtcagcatgggcactcagctcttctgtgggatcggaccagatgggctagccttcactccccacatgcatcagtgagccttgggcacccatgaccctgtcaccggttcaccggttgtccttccttggaccacttttggtgggtactaaccactgcataccgggaatacctcacaagacctgccgttttggagatgctctgacccagtgacccagccatcacaatctgacccttgtcaaagtcactcagatccttacgtttgcccatttttccttcttccaacacatcaactttgagaactgactgttcacttgctgcctaataaatcccaccccttgacgcttgccattgtaacgagataatcaatgttattcacgtcacctgtcagtgggtttAATGTTCTGACTTATTGATGCATAAAACTGGTCTGAGCATAGATGTCCTCATAACAAACACATGAGTTCTTAAACACAATTATGTACACTTAAAGCACTATTGTGGTTTGTGACAGAACATAGAGCATTACATGTACAGATTTATGATTTGCTGTAGGCTACGGGTTTCATGTCGAGGCTTGAAGGTAATGgattatttatcaatttataaattatagatatagataaattataaatatagataaatTCTCTCGGAGTGGGTAGCATcttcatctcacagctccataGCTCCACATCTCACAGCTCCACAGTTCTATGATTTCCATCCACCTCCCATAatcatgccagtaggtggattgactaagataaattgcccctgagtgagagagagagagagagagagagagagagagagagagagagagagagagagagtgtgtgtttgtgtgtggtgccctgcgATTGACTGGTTTCACACCCAGTGTATATTCCGGCCTCACATCCAGTTCCTGAGAGAGGATCTGGACCCACCACAACCCAGACTAAGATAAACCTGTAACTggaaatgagtgagtgagcgagtgagcaTACTCTCTGTTAGCTTAAAGTTAGTCACGACAACACATCATAAAAGCTTGAGCATCTGAGCTTTTCAAGTGTTTCTCTAATGAATTAATGTTAGAGCTCTCCAGCATTTTCTCTGAGGAGATAATGGCCTATGAGCCAGAGTGCTACAAGTGATACTCTGAGGAGACGGTGCTCTACGGGGAGTTCCCTGACGAGACAGAACTTTACGCATTATAATCTAAGGAAATTGAGCTCTACAGGTGCTTCTATGAGGTTATGAGCTGTACTGATGCTTCTCTGAGGAGATATGGCTCTATGGATGCTTGTTTCAGGAGAGAGTGCTCTACCGGAGCTTCTCTATGGAGACTGAGCTCTACAGGAGCTTCTCTATGGGGACCGAGCTCTACAGGAGCTTCTCTATGGAGACAGAGCTCTACAGGAGCTTCTCTATGGAGACAGAGCTCTACAGGAGCTTCTCTATGGAGACACAGGTCTACAGGATCTTCTCTATGGAGACACAGCTCTACAGGAGCTTCTCTATGGAGACCGAGCTCTACAGGAGCTTCTCTATGAGACACAGCTCTACAGGAGCTTCTCTATGGAGACAGAGCTCTACAGGAGCTTCTCTGTGGAGACACAGCTGTACAGGAGCTTCTCTATGGAGACCGAGCTCTACAGGAGCTTCTCTATGAGACACAGCTCTACAGGAGCTTCTCTATGGAGACAGAGCTCTACAGGAGCTTCTCTGCGGGGACCGAGCTCTACAGGAGCTTCTCTGCAGAGATGAGGCTCTACATGTTCATCTCTGAGGACTCAGAGCTCTACAGGTGCTTCTCTAAGCAGACATCATAGCTCTATACGTGCTTTTTTCAAGGATGTGGAGCTCCCTAGATATTTTTGACTTTTGAATATCCCTATCCAAAGAGACGAGTCCATTAGCCACAGGAGGGTATCAAATGAAGCATGAAATTCCCGCATTTGCTTGCGCAAATCTCAGATCCATCACCCAAATCTGCCAGAATCCAAATCCAGATGTCATGAATCGATAACTGCACGCGTAAAAGGGAGGAGCAAACGGTCGGCTTTACCAAGttgcgtccacacacacacacacacacagcaggatgTGTGGTGGAAGCGAGCGCTCAGTTGAGAGTTAGAGCAGCACGTCGGGAAGTTGCCGAACCACACCGCTGTTTATGGACCTTTTCACCATCCGAGCCGAGCGATGGCTAAGATCCGGGTCTCGTATGAGTACTCGGAGGCGGAGGACCGCAGCATTCGGCTCGGCCTCTTCCTGATCGCTTGCGGCGTGCTGTCGCTCTTCATCCTGTGCTTGTGCTGGCTGAACCCGGCGCTGCAGAGTCTGCGCAGCCGCCCGGCCAACTGCACGGTGCTGAGCGTGCGCCGCCTGGACGAGCGCTTCGAGTGCGTGTTCACGTGCGGCGCGGACTGTCGCGGCACGTCGCTGTACCCCTGCCTGCAGATTTTCGTCAACAACTCGGCATCCGGCGCCGCCGCGCTGCTCCACTACGACGAACAGCAGCTGCTGCTCAACCCCAAGGTAATGCTGACATATCTAAAAGTTCAGACTGGCAGATTGTCATGATCCCAGCATGGATTAAATTCTAGCATCCACCTGATCCACAGGTTCTCAACCAGGTCCTGGAGAACcctctgtcctgtcctgtcctgtcctgcacatCTGTACTGCTCcaagcacacctgattcaactaatcacTGGACTGACTGTTAATTAACACCCCTTTCTGAGTTGAAGTGGGTCTGTTAGAGCAACAAAAGGTTCCGAaaggttctccaggaccaggatcAGAAGCCTGTGATCTGATCCATctgaaatcattaaaaaaaaaaaaaaaaaaaagaatttaatagTAGTGTACAGACTTCTAAACCTGGTCctgcacatttgagtgttttccctgcttgaaacaaacaaacaaaaaaaacgagcTAACTAACACCCCGTTCTAAGTTGATGTTAAGTGGGTGTGCTAGAACAGGATAAACGCTAAAACATGCAGAACGtggggttctccaggaccagggttgagAACCTGTGATCTGATCCATGGATctaaaaaagcatttcacagtAGTATACAGATTtgactgttttttctttctactaATCTATCTAACTAAACTAACTAATCAGCCGTAGGTGAGTAGAAGTGATGGAAACACTAAAGCTGGGTTGAGGACCTGTGCTctatacagggtgtccaaaaatTTAGGACCCAATGAGGGTAAAACTACATATAATATTGTATTAATTATTTACAGCATATGCTCTTTGTTCACGCTTACCTTACATTCTATGCGTTTTCTTAGCCACTGTATAAAtgtttttgcagattttgctcaacatattcccattggttcctgactttttggACATCTAAATTCATTCAGATATCTTCATTAACTacgttatcctggtcagagttgtggtgggtgtgataggctccagtccatcagagcacacagacacacatgcacacacgcattcacacctAAGAGCAACATTAAGCATAGCTAATCCAACTACCAGCATGTATTTGGGATGTAAAAGGAACTTGGAGGTAACCCACACGGacaggagaacatgtgaaactccacacatatGAGGTCAGGATCGAACTGGTGACCTCTGAGACTGCAACACTACTCACTGCACAGACAATACATTAAATGAAAGCTTTAAATAAGCACTACAGGTGTTGGCATGTTCATCCAACCCTATAGGAGATGACCAGTAGTTTGTGGACAgttgaccatcacactcatatgtacTCGTTGAACATAATTTTAAAGATTTAGTCCCACTTTGCTGATAtattaacctccactcttctgggaaggttttctagtagattttggggcatggctttggggatttgtgatcattcagctacaagagtattagtgagttcaggcactgatgttgggtgaggaggtctggtgtGCAGTGCagtcagtgaagggaaattgtaatgttacagcatacaaagacgtcATATgtaattgtgtgcttcagactttgtggtaacagtttggggaagaactacatatggatgtgatggtcaggtgtctacatacttttggccatgtagtgtaatTCAGCGTGAATTAATTCCATACTTAGAATTTTAACTGACTTGTCTTGCTATAGCCTGAGGTACTTTTCTTCAGTGTAGAACTGCGTTATAacctaatctaatctaatctttaTCACAAACAGTTATACTGCCGTTTATTGCATTATCTATAAGTAATAcaatgatgtgatgatgtgctTTATGTAACTGTGGACTGTCCTCTACGCATGATCGAATGGAAATCACACAGTCCTGTTAGAGTTCTGGCCGTGTCCTAGGGACACTTAAGTGAATGTAGATGGAGCCGTTCAGCCAGCACTTACATCCAGCTGAAAACATTAATCAAATTAttgattaaatgtaatttactgGAGCCAAGGGGAATTTCTCCTAAGTAATTGAACACTATTAATGCAGGACTTGTCTTGACCACATTTAATTGGTGTTTTAGGGTATCACATCAGGCTGTAATGTCATGAGGAAACACTGAATAATAAGTAAActttatgaaatgaaaaattctAACTGCAATGCACTTAGGCGAAACACCCTAAAGTGCAGCTCATTTAATTAGACACAAGTAGTACAAGTGCACTAGATAATGCGAATTATGTAACTGTAAGtttatgattatttaaaaagtgtgtttatCAGTACACCTATACTGTATAAACTGTTATTACTTTACTTGGAATGATCCCAATTATTATCCTTATTCATTAAATATTCTTAGCCTTGAATGCTCAAGCATCAGATGAATCATATTTCGTTTCTGCAGACGTCTAAATACAATAACTATTTAAACTCTGAAGGTTAAATCAGAGTCAGAGTTtgattcacattttaaaaattcatttagGTCACTGTCTTTGAGCATGGATTAAAGGATCAGATGGGATTTTTAAAGCCATTCCTCACATGTACGAGTGGATAATCCTGGGAATACATGCTGATGAACCGAAGTTAATACTGTACATCTTAGCGAATCTCATCTCACTAACTGGCTCTAGTGAAAGggagattttattaaaaaaaataataatagtgatcGTTATGTGAGAATGTGAAGCAAGTTCAGTTTTTGCTGAGGTgagattagttttttttttttaagtgtgacTTGATCGTGTCAAGGAAATATACTATGTGCACAATTTTAATATTACTTGAACTTTCACACTGCCTCTTCCCTCTTCTCTCGTCATGCCACATGCACATGTTAGTGCCATGGTAACGCTGTAACACTTTTGCTTTAGCTTCACTAAGCCTCACCTGGTTCCCATGGCAACATTGCAGGGAACTCCTTAGTATTTGTATAGAGGCTGCACCATAGACTGTGAAAATatgctttttgaaaaaaaaaaaaaaaagtttttttttttttttttttaaaataattgtattaTATGATACTAGTATGCTTTGGTGGTATGGTGGTGCATAGTTTTTCCATAAATTGCTATATTAATTcaagacagttttttttttaaactaggtTAAACTTAACCACCCTTTTCTCATAATGATCTCACTCTCATAATAGTTTAAGCTTAAAACTTCTAAACCGTCTAAAACTTTACTTCTAAATTGTGTGTAGTTTATTCACTTCTGAATAATGAACCAGGATTCTTCATGCCAAGACTAGTGAACTAGAAATCAGTCCCACCTTCTGTCTTCTTGATTGAAAATAGCTTGAAAACAAAGTGGGGTTTTTTCTTCGTTTCAGTAACCTACTGCTTTACATAATAATGCAAAAGGAACAAAGGCAGTTTTAGAAGAAGCAATTCTTTTTAGTTTAGTGAactgattaggcttatgtccaGTTCTTTATGACATGTAACTATCCAACACTTTCATCTAACCATGAATTTCACTGTGGGAGGAAACAAAAGGCAGACTGACTATGTGTACTTTTTTTACAGACTATGtttgctaaagtaatgttatagGGAGAAAAACAACgattttgtgtaattttttgACCtttttgccagaattcagccacaagacCTCTCGTGAGTTTTTGGAAAGCTGCCCATACATATTAAAGTAGGATTAAAAGTAGAACGATTTTTCTTCAGAATTATGGAGGTTGAAGTAAAATTGTAGTTAGTGGATAAAGAGTAACTCAGTAAAGCCTATAATATTTCAAGTCAGACCTTTTGGTTTACAGTAGGCGTGAGTTTTTCAGACCCATTTTTCCATGTCATCGCATCATAATCTTAGGCATATAAAAAGGGTTGCATCTTtaaggcagtggtggcttggcggttaaggctctggattactggccggaaggttggaggttcaagccccagcactgccaagctgccactattgggcccttgagcaaggcccttaaccgtctctgctccaggtgctgaccctgcgctctgaccccaacttcctgacatgctgtggtatgcaaagaaaataactgtgctgcaatgtaaatgtgaccaataaagactcattatcattattaactgTTTGGCTGGCTTTCGGAGACTGGTTATATGAGCCAGTTGTGGTGCTTGGGCCCTTTCATCACTTTGTCTCAGGATGTCATTTCCATGTGAGTGGGTTTTTCTCTCCTCTGATCCCTCATCTCTCTGCATATATAGCCTACCTGACCCCCAGCATCATATTATGGCCTCCCTGACCCCCAGCATCATGGTACGGCCTCCCTGACCCTCAGCATCATAGTACGGCCTCCCTGACCCCCAGCATCATGGTACGGCTTGTGACCAGATTAATTTCCAAATCCCTGAAAATTACTTACACTTTTAAGTAACAGCACCTGCCTGTACTGTGTGAAAGACATGCTGTATGTCTGTacttgtatttagttttaaCCAGTTTGGCAACATGAACCAATCAAACACAATCATCTTTTATAATGGCAGTAGTACTAGTACTATTTATAGGAGTAACTTTACTAAGGTTAGTGTACTGAAGAGATCCTATAAGGACCGGCTGTTCATGCTTGGGGAGGAACAGCACAAAACTTGATTTGGCCATCAAATGAACTTGCAATATGTCTGACAGTAATGTTTGTTTTAGGTTAAAAGCTTCATCTCATCAAGCAAAGTGTGCCGGGGTACAACTACTACATTCTGTCTGTGTGAGGCAAGGCACAAACTGTGGTTTAAAAGCTGCtgtgaaatggtggaaatggctAACCATACAGAGTTTTCTAAAGAGGAAATGCAGCTTCAGAAAAGAAATgataaatgtgttaataaattAAGTTCTTATTGAATAAAGCCTCTCTTACACTTACCAAGTAAATGGTGTAGAGTCCATTAATATGGCCATTAGAGTCCAAATTGATTTTACTCTGATGAAAATACAGAATTAGCTACTTCATAATAAGTGAGGACGGCATGGTGGCACAGCGGGTAGCGTTCCTGCCTCACAGTTCACAGCTTAATCCTgtgctcgggttactgtctgggCTTGTTCTCCCATGACTGTGTGTTTCCCATACTCACTCCGGTGGCTGTTAAATTGTGTGATAGATTGTGTGGAAGTGTGtgaattgtgccctgtgatggacaaCGGACTaaccagggtgtattcccttCTCATGCTCAATGTTCCTGGGATATGCACCGGATCCACTGCGACTCTGATTAGGATGAGAAGAtgaatgaagatgaataaataataagtgtGTAGTTACACAGTAGGCCTACATGTGAGTTTATGAAGGATCATTATTCTAAGCTCATTTGCATACATAAGCTCACAGTCGCCCACGATTGCTTAGTGCTACACCAATCAACAAGGGAAAGAGTAACATCATTCCTCCCACCAGAGAGCATGACCAATTATCTTTTCGTGGACTCCCAGGCATGgagaccacaaaaaaaaaatgcatgaaatcTTTTCTATTGTAGGAACTATTTTTAGTTCATTGAAACATATTTTCACAAGAAACATATTGTGATGGTTATTCACAAGCTATAATTGGATTTTTACAGTAGTTTACATCTTTGCCACtgaggtgagtgggtgggtaattCAAGGTCTCAATCATCATTATCTACTTCTCCCAGTAGTGCTGTTGCATCTGATCCACTTCTACCAGCAGCACACACTTTAGTTAGAGTCAATCCTCTTTATGCTTAGAAGCATGTAAGGCATCCACAAGAGACCCCCACTACCCTTGGTCTGCAGCTTTCCTGGTCAGGTTCACCATGTCAAGTTGCACTCTCTCATCTCCACGTTTCTCTCGGGAGGCCATGCTTTCTCCTGCCGTATGGAGACTATCAAAGAGTTGTGTTTGGTGGTACATCAGATGGCAgcctgattattattaataatgattatgattattattatgtccCAGCTATCTCCACCTTTTCCTCCTAATGATCTGTGTCAAAGATGTTGTTCCAGTCTTTTTCTGCTTATCTTGTTTGGCCAAAATATCTCCAAGAGTCTTCTGAGACACGTGTTTTAGAATGTCTCCAACTTTGTTGCTGTCAACTTCCAACATTCAGTGCCATAGAGGCAGGACACTCGAAATGTTACTCTTGAAGTTGCCTTTAAAGTTGGAGGCTAATGTTCTTGGATTTCCAGATGGTTCATAACATACCGAAGGTTTGGCTGATGTTAATGGCTGTATCCGAATATCCTTACTACCCTACTATAccgtaggtgaaaagcagtactcCAAAAGAATCGCATGTCTGAATTACCAGTATTCATAAAATAGTAAGCGAGAAATACcaggatgacctactgcttttcccaagattctgcagtatggaatcAGTGAAATGACCTACTGCTTTTCccaagattctgcagtatggaagcaGAGGATACTGCGTTATCGCATAAGAAAACGGGACTAACGCTGAAGTGTTGTCAGAATCACAAATGGTGGACGGCAGCGTGTCAGCTCTTTTGAAGTTGTAGATCACATGACAGTGCCAACATGGCTGATGTAGTACctccggattgtattcatgctacgtacttatactgatcagtacatacTGTGTCAAGgtccgagcagtaggtactgagtcgaatgcagtaggtactgtcacagtatgtgaTTTCGAACGCAGCCAATGTCTCCTTCAGAGTCTCCATCTTTGGTCATCTTACTGCCGAGGTATGTAAATTCTTCTACATCTTCATTGTCCTTACCATTGATGATGTCTACTTTTCTATTCACACTCGTTGTCTTGGTTTTAATGTCAAGTTCAATCTTCTGGGATGTATTTGCAAGTTTTTAGGATTTACTCTGCATGCCTTAATGTCTGCTAGCGAGTAGTACCAGGTCCTCGGCAAACTCCAGATATCCTAAGACTGATGTTAAAGTCCATCTAATGTCCCTTTTCTGCGCACTAATGCATTACTTGGCCTCAGCTATTTAaatgtcactgctgtgctgatgATCCACCAACCAAATAATATCTGCACAGTGGTGGTCGCTTTCCACTGATGCATGAGGTAGAGGGGGGCTGACAGAGTGTGTATAGCAAAAGATGAGCTACAGGGAGTAATTACAGACCTACACAGCACCTGTATGCCATTCTCATCCTACAGGTGAAACTATTGTGTATCACaatgtattcacttttgtggaACTGTACACCAGTGAGAGGCATGTTTCACATTATAATGGTTTCATGTATTGTATATACTGTTAGTTAATTCTCACTTAGAGAAAGTTGGAATGCAGGCAAACTGTAGCTTTAAGTTCTCTCCTCCTGTGATTCAGGATTCTgttttttagtgttttgtgtgtgataGAGTGATTAAAAAACAAGAGCACACAAAACAGCTTCTAATTTTAAAGAAAGGATTGTT contains:
- the LOC128623529 gene encoding calcium-activated potassium channel subunit beta-4-like, with the protein product MAKIRVSYEYSEAEDRSIRLGLFLIACGVLSLFILCLCWLNPALQSLRSRPANCTVLSVRRLDERFECVFTCGADCRGTSLYPCLQIFVNNSASGAAALLHYDEQQLLLNPKVMLTYLKVQTGRLS